The following proteins are encoded in a genomic region of Melopsittacus undulatus isolate bMelUnd1 chromosome 8, bMelUnd1.mat.Z, whole genome shotgun sequence:
- the STK17B gene encoding serine/threonine-protein kinase 17B translates to MSRRKLENKSLPGLLATSLHTQIKTDNFHNFYMLESKELGRGRCAVVRKCIAKSTGQEYAAKFLKKRRRGQDCKAEILHEIAVLELMKSNPHIVNLHEVYETANEIILVLEYAAGGEIFDLCVPDLDDRIGERDIVRLIRQILEGLRCLHENNIVHLDLKPQNILLSSVNPLGDVKIVDFGMSRKLENSGELRQIMGTTEYLAPEILNYDPITTATDMWNIGVISYMLLTQESPFVGADNQETYLNISQVNVDYSEETFSSVSQPAKDFIQKLLIKNPEQRPTAEACLSHLWLQQGEFILLCSPEETCCSSLMPGHTTKCSEERNVKSSCNGTCSNKEDKENIPEDSSMVSKRFRFDDSLQYPQDFMTDFIC, encoded by the exons ATGTCAAGGAGAAAGTTGGAGAATAAAAGCCTTCCTGGCTTGTTAGCCACGTCTCTGCACACACAAATCAAGACAGACAATTTCCACAATTTTTATATGCTTGAATCAAAAGAGCTAGGAAG AGGAAGATGTGCTGTGGTTAGAAAATGCATAGCTAAATCCACGGGCCAAGAGTATGCAGCtaagtttttaaagaaaagaagaagaggtCAAGACTGCAAAGCAGAGATTCTTCATGAAATTGCTGTGCTTGAATTAATGAAATCTAATCCTCACATAGTTAATCTCCATGAAGTCTAcgaaacagcaaatgaaatcaTCTTAGTTTTGGAATA tgctgctggaggagaaatATTTGACTTGTGTGTCCCAGATCTGGATGACAGAATTGGTGAAAGGGATATTGTAAGGCTTATAAGACAGATACTTGAAGGACTTCGCTGCTTGCATGAAAACAACATTGTTCACCTGGATTTAAAg cctcaaaatattttgctgagcAGTGTCAATCCTCTTGGTGATGTCAAAATAGTAGATTTTGGTATGTCTCGGAAGCTTGAGAATTCTGGTGAACTGCGGCAGATCATGGGAACAACAGAGTATCTAG CTCCAGAAATCTTAAACTACGATCCCATTACCACAGCTACAGATATGTG GAACATAGGTGTAATTTCATACATGCTGCTGACACAAGAATCTCCATTTGTTGGAGCTGATAATCAAGAAACTTACCTTAATATATCTCAAGTTAATGTGGATTATTCAGAAGAAACGTTTTCGTCAGTTTCACAGCCTGCCAAAGACTTCATTCAGAAACTCCTCATAAAAAACCCGGA gcAAAGACCCACAGCAGAGGCCTGTCTTTCTCATCTGTGGTTGCAGCAAGGAGAGTTCATTCTCTTGTGCAGCCCTGAAGAAACTTGCTGCTCTTCTCTAATGCCAGGACACACCACAAAATGCTCTGAAGAGCGGAATGTAAAATCTAGTTGTAATGGTACTTGCAGCAACAAGGAAGACAAAGAGAACATTCCAGAGGACAGCAGTATGGTCTCCAAACGCTTCCGTTTCGATGATTCGTTGCAGTATCCCCAAGACTTCATGACAGACTTCATATGTTAA